Below is a window of Chthoniobacterales bacterium DNA.
GCGCCGGGGCTCCGCGATCATCAGCCAGACGACGAGCGCGAGGACGAAGCCGCCCACGCAGCTGGCCATCAGCCGGTGCGTGTGCTCGTAGAAAATGGGGCCGACCCACATCGAGACGGGAAAAAGGAACATGTTGTAGCCGAAGGAGGTCGGCCAGTCGGGGACCGCCATGCCGGCATTTCGTGACGTCACCGAGCCCCCGCTGATCACGACGATCCACGTCCAGACCGCGATAAAAACGGCGAACCAATGGAGAAAGCGGCGGGAAAGCGGCAGGTTGTTCATGCTGGACGAGCCGGATGTTTGCACTCGATCCGCCCGGGCGCAACCCTAGGCCTTCGCCATGGCGGCCTCGGTTTCGGCGATCAACTTCGCGTAAGTCTCCGAAGGCCGGTCGCCAAGGTGATCGGTGACGAGACGCTCGGCGTCGTGCGCGTAATCGATCGTAAAGAGCCCGAAACGCGGCGTGTAGCTGCCCCATTCGTAGTTGTCGGTAAGCGACCAGTGCATGTAGCCGATCAGCGGGCAGCCCTCGCGGCGAATCTTGCCGACCTCGTGGATGTGCCGCCGGAGAAATTCGCTGCGCGTGTGCCGGTCGCGCCGCTCGCCGAGGTGGGAATTATCCGGCCGACGCCGATAGGCCATGCCGTTCTCCGCGATGAGCACCGGACGCTGAAACTCCTTCGCGTAATGGGTGCAGAAAAAATGCAGACCCTCGGGCAAGAGGCGCCAGTCCCACCATTTGGCGGTGAGGCTGTCCATCACCCAGGCACGCAGGTTTAGCGGCACGAACTCGAGATCGGAGAATGACGGCGGGCGAAACATGTGCGCCGCGAAGGGATCGTAATAGTCGATCCCGAGGTAATCGAACACCCGCTCGCGCGGCGACGCCGCGAGTTCGCGGAGGAAGGGCTCGAGATTCGCGTTTGTGAACGTGCTCCGCGCAATAGCGTTCAGCACGCGATGAAACTGGCGACCGAGCCAGATGGAGAATCCGCCGCGGAACGGCAGCTTCGCGGCGCGCAAGGCCCGGCGAAACGCCTCCGCCTTGCGCGCGAACAATGGCTCGAGCGCCGGCGCAGGGTGGCCCGGCTTCCATCCCCGCTCGCGCAACATGAGCAGATCGTAGATCGCCTGCTCGCTGTAATACGTGTCGCTGCAGAACGTGTTCGTCGTCACAAGCGGCTCGGCCCAGCCGTTTGCCACGTGCAGATCGTGGATCGCATTGTAGGCACGCACGTGCGCGGCGAGCAGCCGGGAAAGAGCGTCGATGCCGGCCTGCGTGCCCCGTCGTTTTCCGGGGAAGCCGGGCACGAGATACGTGTTCTGGACGAGGATGTTTGGCTCGTTGATCGTGACGTAATAGCGAATCGGCGCGACGGCGTGCGTGGCGACAAGGCGGGCATTGATGCGCTCGACGACGCGTTTCACATAGATCGCGAAGGCGTCGACGGTGCGGTCGAAATGCCAGGCGTCCACGCCCAGCCACGAGGGATGCGTGAAATGCTGGAGCGTGACCACGGGCTCGAGGCCGGCCTGGCGACAGGCGGCGATACGGTCCGCGTAGGCATCGATCGCGACGTCGTCGAACGGCGGGGCGACCTCGAGTTCCTCGAGCAAGGTTGACGGCTGGACGCGAGGCCATTCGATGCCAAGCCGGAAAGCGGTGCATCCCATGCTGCGGGCGCGGGCGAAGTCTTCCTCGTAGCGCGTCCAGAATTCCGCGGCGTGGCCGGTGCGCTGGACGGTGCCGGCGCGCTCGGCCGCCGCCCAGTTGTTCTGCGGCTCGCCGTCGCCATTGTATCCGCCCTCGCTCTGGTAGCCGGACGTCGAGACGCCCCACAGAAATTGTCCGCTCATGTCCCCTGCATTCGTAGCACGGCAGGCAACCACGCGGAGAAAACTTCCTGGCCGCCGCCGCACATCCCCTGGGTCTCCACACCCGCGTCGGCCAGTCGGCGTGCGTTTATCCGATATGGACGATGCCGATCGCCCCCTTTCCGAATCCCCCGAAGTCGGCCTGAGCCGCCGCCGCTTCCTTCACGGCGCGGCGCTCGCCAGCGCTGCGCTTGCAACGCCGACGGTGTTTGCGCAAAGCCCGCCCTCCCCCGGCCCCACGCCGGTCGGCAGTCTCTCAGGCCCGGCGGCCCCGCCTCTTGCGGGGGCCGATCCCCTCGCCCCGCCGGACAAGCAGCCGCCGCATCTCGAGATTCCGATCCCTCACCAGAGACTCGGCTGGGCCATCGTCGGCCTTGGCGAACTCGCCCTCGGTGAGATTCTTCCCGCCTTCGCGAAGAGCCAGAATTCCCGCCTTGCCGGGCTCGTGAGTGGCCACCGAAACAAGGCGAAGAAAATCGCCGACTTCTACAAACTCCCCGAGGCCTCGATCTACGGCTACATGGAGTTCGACCGCATCGCGGAGGACAAGGACATCGACGTCGTCTACATCGCATTGCCGAACTCGATGCACGCCGAGTTCACCATCCGCGCCCTCCAGGCCGGCAAACACGTGCTCTGTGAAAAACCGATGGCCTGCACCGTCGCCGAATGCGAGGCGATGATCGCCGCCGCCCAGACGGCGGGCCGCCAGCTCGGCGTGGCCTACCGCCTGCATTACGAGCCGATGAACCTGGCCGTCATGGACATGTGCCGGCGCAAGGAATTCGGCGAGATCAAGACATTCTCCGCGAGCCATTGCCAGGACGTGAAAGCGCCCAACATTCGTCTCAGCGCTCCGCTCGGCGGCGGTCCCGTCGGCGACCTCGGCATCTATTGCATCAACGCAGCCCGTTAC
It encodes the following:
- a CDS encoding family 1 glycosylhydrolase, with the translated sequence MSGQFLWGVSTSGYQSEGGYNGDGEPQNNWAAAERAGTVQRTGHAAEFWTRYEEDFARARSMGCTAFRLGIEWPRVQPSTLLEELEVAPPFDDVAIDAYADRIAACRQAGLEPVVTLQHFTHPSWLGVDAWHFDRTVDAFAIYVKRVVERINARLVATHAVAPIRYYVTINEPNILVQNTYLVPGFPGKRRGTQAGIDALSRLLAAHVRAYNAIHDLHVANGWAEPLVTTNTFCSDTYYSEQAIYDLLMLRERGWKPGHPAPALEPLFARKAEAFRRALRAAKLPFRGGFSIWLGRQFHRVLNAIARSTFTNANLEPFLRELAASPRERVFDYLGIDYYDPFAAHMFRPPSFSDLEFVPLNLRAWVMDSLTAKWWDWRLLPEGLHFFCTHYAKEFQRPVLIAENGMAYRRRPDNSHLGERRDRHTRSEFLRRHIHEVGKIRREGCPLIGYMHWSLTDNYEWGSYTPRFGLFTIDYAHDAERLVTDHLGDRPSETYAKLIAETEAAMAKA
- a CDS encoding Gfo/Idh/MocA family oxidoreductase, which produces MDDADRPLSESPEVGLSRRRFLHGAALASAALATPTVFAQSPPSPGPTPVGSLSGPAAPPLAGADPLAPPDKQPPHLEIPIPHQRLGWAIVGLGELALGEILPAFAKSQNSRLAGLVSGHRNKAKKIADFYKLPEASIYGYMEFDRIAEDKDIDVVYIALPNSMHAEFTIRALQAGKHVLCEKPMACTVAECEAMIAAAQTAGRQLGVAYRLHYEPMNLAVMDMCRRKEFGEIKTFSASHCQDVKAPNIRLSAPLGGGPVGDLGIYCINAARYTINEEPLDVMAVATQPQSDFRFREVPESVSFLLRYPSGVLAACECSFGSARLSHYQVLCSKGTISMDPAFSYRGLRLRTQRELSAGPEESQRFLEPVDQFAAEMDAFSRSIQRNDPFPTPGEMGLRDMRIVLAVLESARLGGQPVKVA